The nucleotide window CTTTATGGACAGCTTTGTCTGCCGCCGGAGCGCCTTCGCTGGAGAGCTTCCTGGCGATAGAGCCCGTAGTGAAGAAGGATCCCTTGCCCCGCTTCTTTGAAGTGCTGACGTATGAGGATCTGTTGCCTTGTCTGCCTGCCACCTTAACGCAGGCTACAACCCAGCCTCCGACATCGTCCAGGATCCTGCTCGACTTTATGGAACCCGAGGTGGAAGCAGGCATCATGGAAGTAAGGGAAGTGAATCTGATAAATAATGAAGAACGTATTGCGCCGTTTAAAGCGTCGCGTTTCGAAGTATATCCTGGCCAGCAATCACCGCTGGACAAACACGAAGTGAGAGAGTGCTGGTTTATTTCACAAGGGAAAGGAGAGGTGGTTTACAATGGCAGTGAAGTAGTGCCGGTATCCTCAGGAGATGTGCTCTACTTCGAGTCCAACCAGTCGCATCAGGTAACCAATACCGGCGAGGACCAACTGATAATATTTTCTGTATGGTGGAAGAAATAGATGATAGCATCCTGTACGACCTGGTGATAGTGGGCGGCGGATATGCAGGTGCCTGGCTGAGTTATTTCGCTGCCAGGGAATGCCCGGACTGGAGCGTGTTGCTGCTGGACCGGAAGACTTTTGGCAGTGGTGCTTCGTATTATTCCGCAGACCTGGATTTTCCGAATAATGCAACGCCAACGCATAAACGTCTTTCCAGGGAAAGCAGGGCATTGATAGCTGCGGCGCAGGCTGAGATATCGGACTTGCCTATAGCAGAGTTGTCGGCTTTTGCGATAGGAGATACAGACGCAGAACTGGCGCAGCTGGCAGAAAGTGAAGGTGGCATCCCTGCAGAAGAGGCCATGTACGTTTCCGGCTTCCGGTTCAGAAAGGCTTATCAATGGCAGCGTAAAGGCATCCGTGCTCAGCGGGCAATCAATAAAACCACCATCGGGAAACTGATGGGGCAGGCCATGCGGAATACTGGTGTTTTTCTGCATCACCAAACGGAGGTGACCAATATCATCGCAGGTCCGGCAGGTAACGAGGTGTTTTACAATAGCAGCAGCGTACAGGTAAGGCATGTGATCACGGCTGTGGGGCCCTGGATATTGCAGGCACCCTGGATCAATGAAAGTGTACATGCAGCGGTACGGATAAAGAAGGTGGTGGCCTTTGAACTGCTGCTGCCGCCGGCTCCGGATGATACGCTGATCTATATGGTGAATGAAGGTGCTTTCCTGTTACCACAACCGGAAGCAGGGCAGTGGCTCTTCAGCATCACCAGTACAGAATGGGATTGCAGGCCGGTAGCCGGAGAGCTGAAAATCGGTGCAGCGGATAAAGCCACAGCAGAACGCATACTCGGCAAATATGTTCCGGAGTTGCTGCCTTTCCTGTCAGATGGGCGCGTATTCTGTGATGCCTATCCGGCCTGTGGGCACCCGGGCATATTTAAACTGAATGAAGAAGGGACACACCTTTTCGTCGGAGGGGGCTGCGGATCCGGATTCCGGTTGTCGCCCGCCATTGCATATGAAGCCATACAAACCATAAAAAACAGATAATAAAAATGAATGGATTGAATAAAAACGCATTGATAGATGTCAGCAGCGGAACCGCTGTCACTTACCAGATGCTGTTTAATGCGGCAGAGGGCCTCGCATCTATGTTTGCAGGCTTAGGGGTGCGGAAGGGAGGTGTAGTGATGGTGCATTGCAGGGAAAGACTGCATCAGGCACTGTATATACTCGCTGGTTTGCATTTGCCCTATGTTATCAATCCAGTCAACCCCGAATATACAACGGAGCAACTGCTGAGAGTAATCTCTCATGCAGAACCGGCACTGATCATAACAGATATGCCTGAGGTACTGCCCATGACAAATATTAGTGTGATCTCCGCAGATGCTGAGCGGCACTGCTCCGGCAAGGTATCTCCGCAGGTCCGCCGGTATGAGGTGAACGGCAGTCTGCTGATCTATACTTCCGGTACCACCGGCAATCCCAAAGGGGTACTGCTTTCTCCGGGAAACATCACGAAAAATACCACGGAAGCTATACTGGCATTCGGATACAATCCGCAATCCGTTTCCGCCAGTCTGCTGCCCATGTTCCATACTTTCACGCTGATCAGCGACCTGATACCGGTGCTCCGTGAAGGCGGCACCTGTATTGTCTGCCCGCTTTTCAGCGCTGCTGCCTGCGCCGGGATACAACAGGAATTGATCCGGCACCGGGTACAGACCTTCAGTGCCGTACCGGTGATCTTTCAGGCTATTACCAGCCTGTTTGATACTTCGCAGACATCTTCCCTGCGCTTCGTTATTTCCGGCGGTGCGCCGTTGGGTGAAAATGTTCGTTTAGCCTATAGCGTAAGATTCGGGCATCCCATTACCCCTTGTTATGGCCTGGGAGAA belongs to Chitinophaga sp. HK235 and includes:
- a CDS encoding FAD-binding oxidoreductase; this translates as MVEEIDDSILYDLVIVGGGYAGAWLSYFAARECPDWSVLLLDRKTFGSGASYYSADLDFPNNATPTHKRLSRESRALIAAAQAEISDLPIAELSAFAIGDTDAELAQLAESEGGIPAEEAMYVSGFRFRKAYQWQRKGIRAQRAINKTTIGKLMGQAMRNTGVFLHHQTEVTNIIAGPAGNEVFYNSSSVQVRHVITAVGPWILQAPWINESVHAAVRIKKVVAFELLLPPAPDDTLIYMVNEGAFLLPQPEAGQWLFSITSTEWDCRPVAGELKIGAADKATAERILGKYVPELLPFLSDGRVFCDAYPACGHPGIFKLNEEGTHLFVGGGCGSGFRLSPAIAYEAIQTIKNR
- a CDS encoding class I adenylate-forming enzyme family protein, with the protein product MNGLNKNALIDVSSGTAVTYQMLFNAAEGLASMFAGLGVRKGGVVMVHCRERLHQALYILAGLHLPYVINPVNPEYTTEQLLRVISHAEPALIITDMPEVLPMTNISVISADAERHCSGKVSPQVRRYEVNGSLLIYTSGTTGNPKGVLLSPGNITKNTTEAILAFGYNPQSVSASLLPMFHTFTLISDLIPVLREGGTCIVCPLFSAAACAGIQQELIRHRVQTFSAVPVIFQAITSLFDTSQTSSLRFVISGGAPLGENVRLAYSVRFGHPITPCYGLGEVTCFATISPLDGIRARSAGQPAGVTIRIVSADNANEYLPVGETGEIVIKGASVISNGYFRDERTCYNIHGDFLTGDIGHLDEDGYLFITGRKKNMIIRGGTKIYLEDVDRCMEGNSGVRHCVSISLVKQGEQDKSLCFIVLKEEAQLSREEVRARVQSVLSSLHIPDEIYFVEAIPMTKTGKPLIDQLLLLRESVIAGKN